In Prochlorococcus marinus CUG1415, the sequence TATCGTCTAGAACTGCAGCACCAATAACAATCTGACCTTCTCTAGTTTTCAAATATCCTAATTCACCGAAAACACTAGCAGTAATTCCTATACTTGTAGCTGTCATAGATGCTCCAGCAAAAACCGCTGGAATTAAATCTACTTGGAAAATAAACATTAATCCAAGAGTTCCAAAAGCAAATGGCAGAATTACCCCAGCCATAGCAACAGTAAAAGCTTGAGCACCCACAGCTACCAATTCTTCTAACTCACTTTCCAATCCTGTTAAAAATAAAAGTGCATATAACCCAAGTGTTGCTACTGCTTGGAGGGATGGAAAGCTTTCGAAATAAACATCTGGTACTGCTTCCGGGGGAATTGAAGCTAAAGAACTAATAACATTGACAAGTCCTTCATTTAATTCAGTACCAGCTGAGGGAGGGATTAATAAATGAAATCCTGATGCTCCTATTACAACTCCTGCAAGAAGCTCCCCTACAATCGTTGGTAAACTTAGTCTGACTAATACTTCTGCTAATGCTCTTGCAGCTAAAAAAATCAATAGAAATCTTATAACTCCTATTAACGTTTCAGCAACTTCTAAATCATGTGCACTTAATTCAGCAAGTAATGAATACATATTAAATTCGAAAAAAAAAACTTCCTAATTGGAAGATAGTTTATTGAGGGCCCACTTTAAGAAATATGTAAAAAAAAAGCAAAAATACTCAACAAGTGTGGATCTGAAGTTACAAAAAAGAATTTTTCTAAAAAATGGCTATTGTCTGTTATATGGCTAATCTAATGAATCCCAACGAACCCTTTGATCTACGCTTGCCTACTCCAGGCTGCTACCTAGATCCTGAGAAAGCTGGCATGGATTCTGATGCTGTTTTCCAAGGAATGACAGCTCATCTTTTCTATACTCTTGGAAAGTTAGCTACTTCTGCAAGTCCTCACGACTTGTATATGGCTCTCAGTTACGCGGTTAAAGATAGGCTAATGACAAGATATTTAGCCAGTCAAGAAGTAATAAGAAAAAAACCACAAAAAACAGTTGCGTACTTATCAGCAGAATTTTTAATCGGTCCTCAATTAAGTAATAACCTCCTCAATCTAGGAATAACTCAAGAGGCAGAGGATGCTTTAAAAAGATTTGGAATTGAATCTTTGTCAACAATCCTTGAAGTAGAAGAAGAACCTGGACTAGGTAATGGTGGACTTGGCAGACTTGCTGCATGTTACATGGAATCATTAGCATCTTTACAGGTTCCCGCAGTTGGGTATGGTATTCGTTATGAATTTGGAATATTCAATCAGTTAATTAGAGATGGTTGGCAAGTTGAAGTTACTGATAAATGGCTAAAAGGTGGATGGCCATGGGAGCTTCCACAACCTGATGAATCATGTTTTGTTGGTTTTGGAGGTAAAACTGAAAGTTATAGAGATGACAAAGGAAATTACAGATCAAGATGGATACCTTCAGAACATGCTATTGGAGTGCCTCATGATGTGCCAGTCTTAGGATACAGAGTAAATACATGCGATAGATTAAGGTTATGGAGAGCTGATGCAACAGAAAGTTTTGATTTTTATGCCTTCAATATTGGTGATTACTATGGAGCCGTAGAAGAAAAAGTTGCATCTGAAACTCTTTCAAAAGTTCTATACCCAAATGATGGAACTGATGAAGGTAGAAGATTAAGACTCAAACAACAACACTTTTTCGTAAGTTGTTCCCTTCAGGATATGTTGAGAAGTCTTGAAAAAAGATCAATACCAATAACAGAATTTCCTCGTCATTGGACAGTCCAATTAAATGATACTCATCCTGCTATTGCAGTAGCAGAATTAATGAGACTTCTTATTGACCAATATCAGGTAGGTTGGGATAAAGCTTGGAACATAACAACCTCATCAGTTGCTTATACCAACCACACTTTACTTCCGGAAGCTTTAGAGAAATGGGATTTAGGTTTATTTAATGATCTCCTACCTCGCCATCTAGAAATTATTTATGAAATTAATTGGAGATTTCTACAACAATTAAGACTACGTTATCCTGGTGATGACAAAATCCTTCAAAAACTGTCAATAATAGATGAAGAAGGCTCTAAATCAGTAAGAATGGCTCACTTAGCCACAATTGGTGCACATCATATAAATGGCGTAGCAGCACTTCACTCAGACCTAATCAAGAGGCAACTACTTCCTGAATTCGCACAACTATGGCCTGAAAAATTTACAAATATTACTAACGGAGTTACTCCAAGAAGATGGGTTGCTCTCTCAAATCCATCCTTATCTAACCTGCTAGAAAAAGAAGTAGGTCCTGATTGGATAACTAACATGGAACTTCTGCAAAAGTTAGAGCAAAAAAAAGATGACACCAATTTTTTACAAAAATTTGAGGACACTAAATTAAATGGCAAGCGAAAATTAGCTAGCTTTATCCATTCAAAAACAGGTATACTTGTCGATCCATCTAGTTTATTTGATGTTCAAGTAAAAAGAATTCATCAGTATAAAAGGCAACATTTAAATGCCTTACAAATTATTGCTCAATATCTAAGAATCAAAAATGGCACAAACAATTATGAAGTGCCAAGAACAATAATCTTCGGAGGTAAGGCTGCCCCAGGTTACTTTATGGCAAAACTAATGATTCGGTTCATTAATGGTATTGCTGATGTAGTTAATTCTGATCCAGATATGGATGGTCTACTAAGGGTTGTTTTTTTACCTGATTATAATGTCAAACTTGGTGAAATAGTTTATCCAGCAACTGATCTTTCAGAGCAGATCTCAACTGCGGGGAAAGAAGCATCTGGAACTGGAAATATGAAGTTTGCCATGAATGGGGCTTTGACTATCGGAACCTTAGATGGAGCTAATGTGGAATTAAGAGATCTTGTAAAGAAAGAGAATTTCTTTCTTTTTGGAAAAACTGAAAGTGAAATTATGGATTTAAAAAATAATAATTACTCTCCCAAAACATTTATTGATAAATGTCCAGAACTGAAAGAAGTAATACATCTAATTGAAATTGGTCACTTTAGTAACGGGGATAAAGAATTATTCAAACCTTTATTAAATAGCTTGACTGGTCATGACCCATTTTTTGTGATGGCTGACTTCGAAGACTTCTTAAACAAACAGGATGAAGTAAGTAAATGCTGGAATAATAAAAAATCTTGGAATAAAATGGCATTATTAAATACAGCAAGATCAGGCTATTTTTCATCAGATAGATCTATTAGAGAGTACTGCAAATCTATTTGGAAAGTCTCTCCAATGCCTGTAGAGATTACGTGTGATTTCGAAGAATTACCTACGTAATATTATTCTTATCTGGGAAATCAGGAGTTTGATGAAAGAGTCTATTCAAAATTAATCTATCCACATTTAATGGATCTGGTGCTAATTCGTTTGCAATTTCTTTAAATTTTGATTCAATATTCTTTGAAATCTTTATATCAAAAATTCTCTCCATTAATGCTTCAATTGAATATAAATAAGCATTCACGCTTTCAAGTTCATCTAAAGCTTCAGTAATTTCCATATCAGAAATATGTTTATCTTCTGGGCTAATATTAATATCTTCATTAGATTCTCTTTCAGATAATTGTCTCTGTAATTCACTAGTAACCTTACTACAAAGAGTTCTAAACGATTGAATTGATGTCCAATTTAATTCTTGTTGCTGGTTAAAGGTAGGAAATTCTCTAATCAGACGATCATGCTCTTTGTAAAATCTCTGACAATCAGAGCATTGACATGGTTCTTCAGGCAAAAGAAAATGTAACTCTTTTTATATCATCTCACTATTTGGGCATAATTGTAGGACCATCCAATAATTCGTCATTTTCATCAAGTGAATCTGGACTGTCAGGCAAAGGTATCTCGATACTAGTAACCAAGTTAATGACATCTCTTAATCTCATAGAATCAGCAAACCATCCCATTGCTTGTTCAGCATCTCCTCTTTTTTCAGCATCATTTGCCTGATCTTCATGCGCTTCTGCCAATAAAGCTAGCCAGCATAAGCATCTTGCTTGAACTATTGAAAGATCTAAATCATTAGGTTTGGATTTAGAAATGCGTTCATGCTCTTGTTGAATTAAAAGCTTTAAGCGCATGTCATGCAACTTAGCCATAAAAGATTTATTACTAATTACACACTAGCTAGAGAGTAGCAAGTTTGCACACATACTACATATAGTTTATTACTTTAACGGGACTGGCGGGATTCGAACCCACGACCTACGGTTTAGGAAACCGTTGCTCTATCCTGCTGAGCTACAGCCCCAATAGATGATTTTTAGCTTAATAACCACTATGCTAAATGAAAGCAGGAGAGGCAATCGCAAAAAAGGTTTATTTTGTTTCCAAAATAAACCTTTTTTGAGGAAAGTCCGGGCTCCCACATGGTCAGGCTTGCTGGGTAATTCCCAGTGCGGGTAACCGTGAGGATAGTGCCACAGAAACATACCGCCTAATACTATATGTATGGCAAGGGTGCAAGGGTGCGGTAAGAGCGCACCAGCAACATTGAGAAGTGTTGGCTAGGTAAACCCCAGCTGGGAGCAAGGCTTAGTAGATTTATGACCATTACACAATCTACTTTTAAGCGCCGCTTGAGACTGTGAAGTAATTCCAGCCCTAGATAGATGATTGCCCATCTTATCTAAGATGAACAGAACCCGGCTTATGACCTGCTTTCTAATTGTTGTGATTATTTAAATCATATGATAAATACAATTAACGCAAAGAGAATTAATCAAATAATTACTTTTTTACAGACACTAAAAATTAGATCAAAAAGATTTTCTGAAATAATTAGCACACACAATATTTCAGTGATTCAAGATTTTAATCAAGCATTAATACATTCCTCTGATGACAAAATAATAAATTACGAAAAATTAGAATTCTTTGGGGATGCAGTACTCAGATTAGCTGCTTCAATATTTATTGAAAAAAAATATCCTCAAATGAGTGTAGGAGAAAGATCAGAGCTAAGAGCGCAAATTGTAAGTGATGAATGGTTGATTAAATTAGGAAAAGAAATTGGGATAGAAAAATTAATCATTAAGGGGCCTAAAGCTCTTGGTGATGAAAATTCAAAAAATACTATTATTGGGGAAGCTACAGAAGCTTTAATAGGTGCCCTTTATAAGTGCTTTAATTCAATGCAGGAAGTAAATCTATGGCTAGATGATATTTGGGAGGAAGATTCAGAAACATTTTTAAAAGCCCCGTATAAATTTAAATCTAAGACAGTATTACAAGAGTGGTGTCAAAGTAAAGGTTTTGATTTGCCAATCTATAAAATAATTGAAATCTCTCAAAAGAATGGGGACCCAAAAAGATTTTCTTGCGATATATTTATCGAAGGATTAAAAGAATCAACTGCATTTGGCAAATCCCATAAACAAGCAGAAACAAATGCAGCAAGAGTTTTGATAGAAAAACTTAGAACTATAGGAAAAATCTAATTTTTATACTATTTCTAAATTAGTTAGCTTAAAAGTTATGAGTTTATCCCAATTACCTCCTTCAAACAGAACAGCTGCTCTTTTGTTTGTAACTCTCTGCACAAACCCTTTATATCCTCTATAAATAGATTTATTATCTTTTACAACAACAAAAGAACCAGGGAGTATGGGTTTCATCGATAATTCCATAGAACACTCTATTTATTAGAATATATGTTAAATGAAAATGAATGGTTGATTGTTGGATTGATAACATCATGTCATGGAATCAATGGGCAAGTAAAGGTTAAATCTCTAAGTGATTTTGAAGAGAGATTTTTAGAACCGGGAATAAGATGGTTGCAAAAAGAAAATCAACCTCCTACAAAAATAGAACTTACCTCTGGTTTCAGGCAGCCTGGTAAAGAAACCTTTATCGTTAAATTCCAAGGAATAAATAGTAGAAATAG encodes:
- a CDS encoding ribonuclease III family protein codes for the protein MINTINAKRINQIITFLQTLKIRSKRFSEIISTHNISVIQDFNQALIHSSDDKIINYEKLEFFGDAVLRLAASIFIEKKYPQMSVGERSELRAQIVSDEWLIKLGKEIGIEKLIIKGPKALGDENSKNTIIGEATEALIGALYKCFNSMQEVNLWLDDIWEEDSETFLKAPYKFKSKTVLQEWCQSKGFDLPIYKIIEISQKNGDPKRFSCDIFIEGLKESTAFGKSHKQAETNAARVLIEKLRTIGKI
- a CDS encoding glycogen/starch/alpha-glucan phosphorylase, which produces MANLMNPNEPFDLRLPTPGCYLDPEKAGMDSDAVFQGMTAHLFYTLGKLATSASPHDLYMALSYAVKDRLMTRYLASQEVIRKKPQKTVAYLSAEFLIGPQLSNNLLNLGITQEAEDALKRFGIESLSTILEVEEEPGLGNGGLGRLAACYMESLASLQVPAVGYGIRYEFGIFNQLIRDGWQVEVTDKWLKGGWPWELPQPDESCFVGFGGKTESYRDDKGNYRSRWIPSEHAIGVPHDVPVLGYRVNTCDRLRLWRADATESFDFYAFNIGDYYGAVEEKVASETLSKVLYPNDGTDEGRRLRLKQQHFFVSCSLQDMLRSLEKRSIPITEFPRHWTVQLNDTHPAIAVAELMRLLIDQYQVGWDKAWNITTSSVAYTNHTLLPEALEKWDLGLFNDLLPRHLEIIYEINWRFLQQLRLRYPGDDKILQKLSIIDEEGSKSVRMAHLATIGAHHINGVAALHSDLIKRQLLPEFAQLWPEKFTNITNGVTPRRWVALSNPSLSNLLEKEVGPDWITNMELLQKLEQKKDDTNFLQKFEDTKLNGKRKLASFIHSKTGILVDPSSLFDVQVKRIHQYKRQHLNALQIIAQYLRIKNGTNNYEVPRTIIFGGKAAPGYFMAKLMIRFINGIADVVNSDPDMDGLLRVVFLPDYNVKLGEIVYPATDLSEQISTAGKEASGTGNMKFAMNGALTIGTLDGANVELRDLVKKENFFLFGKTESEIMDLKNNNYSPKTFIDKCPELKEVIHLIEIGHFSNGDKELFKPLLNSLTGHDPFFVMADFEDFLNKQDEVSKCWNNKKSWNKMALLNTARSGYFSSDRSIREYCKSIWKVSPMPVEITCDFEELPT
- a CDS encoding NAD(P)H dehydrogenase subunit NdhS, whose amino-acid sequence is MELSMKPILPGSFVVVKDNKSIYRGYKGFVQRVTNKRAAVLFEGGNWDKLITFKLTNLEIV